A genome region from Natranaerobius trueperi includes the following:
- a CDS encoding flavocytochrome c: MFKKLTMTLLSGMLLVSMVACDEGEEVQDTGEVIEYDIAVVGGGGAGLSAAVSAAEEGAEVVVVEKMPMLGGNTLRATGGLNAAETTFQDEEGIEDSVDVFYEDTMTGGGEENDPELVEVMTENSASIVEWLTELGADLSDVGSMGGASNARTHRPAGGEPVGPEVVTTLDAAAEEQGVDVLLETTVTEILTDDEGKASGLQVEDEEGAFEINAESVIVTTGGFGGNEDMITEYDAELEGYATTNHPGATGSGIEIAQEIGVDVVDMDMIQIHPTVVEEGGNMITEAVRGNGAILVNKDGERFVDELETRAVVSEAILNQEGESAFLFFDEKVRDSLGAIEGYVDQGLVTKGESIEELANELEIPAEELEETVEKYNSFVEEENDADFERENMAMNLDEASFYAIEITPATHHTMGGLNINTEAQVIGEDGEIIPGLYAAGECTGGIHGNNRLGGNALTDITVFGRIAGQNAASELE; encoded by the coding sequence ATGTTTAAAAAACTAACCATGACCTTACTTTCAGGGATGTTATTAGTTTCAATGGTTGCCTGTGATGAAGGGGAAGAAGTCCAAGATACAGGTGAAGTAATAGAATATGATATAGCTGTTGTTGGAGGCGGTGGAGCCGGCCTATCTGCAGCCGTTTCAGCTGCTGAAGAGGGTGCTGAAGTAGTAGTTGTTGAAAAAATGCCAATGTTAGGTGGAAACACCCTTAGAGCAACAGGTGGATTGAATGCTGCTGAAACAACTTTTCAAGATGAAGAGGGGATCGAAGATAGTGTAGATGTTTTCTATGAAGATACTATGACAGGTGGCGGAGAAGAAAATGATCCAGAACTAGTAGAAGTGATGACAGAAAACTCTGCTTCTATTGTAGAGTGGTTAACTGAGTTAGGTGCTGATCTAAGTGATGTTGGAAGTATGGGTGGAGCAAGTAATGCTAGAACTCATAGACCAGCTGGTGGTGAACCGGTAGGACCAGAAGTAGTAACAACTTTAGATGCTGCTGCAGAGGAACAAGGCGTTGATGTTTTACTTGAAACTACAGTTACTGAGATTTTAACTGATGATGAAGGAAAAGCTTCTGGGTTACAAGTTGAAGACGAAGAAGGCGCATTTGAAATAAATGCTGAGAGTGTAATAGTTACAACTGGTGGATTCGGTGGTAACGAAGATATGATTACTGAGTATGATGCTGAACTAGAAGGTTATGCTACTACTAATCATCCGGGAGCTACAGGTAGTGGAATTGAGATTGCACAAGAAATTGGTGTTGATGTAGTTGATATGGACATGATCCAAATTCACCCAACTGTTGTTGAAGAAGGCGGAAACATGATCACAGAAGCTGTTCGAGGTAACGGAGCTATCTTAGTTAATAAAGATGGAGAAAGATTTGTTGATGAATTAGAAACACGAGCAGTAGTTTCTGAGGCTATCTTAAACCAAGAAGGGGAAAGTGCTTTTCTATTCTTTGATGAAAAAGTGAGAGATTCTTTAGGAGCCATAGAAGGATATGTTGATCAAGGTCTTGTAACTAAAGGTGAAAGTATTGAAGAGCTAGCGAACGAGTTAGAAATTCCAGCAGAAGAGCTAGAGGAAACAGTTGAAAAATATAATTCTTTTGTAGAAGAAGAAAATGATGCAGACTTTGAAAGAGAAAATATGGCAATGAATCTTGATGAAGCAAGTTTTTATGCAATTGAAATCACTCCAGCTACTCACCATACTATGGGTGGATTAAATATTAATACTGAAGCTCAAGTAATTGGTGAAGACGGTGAGATCATTCCAGGATTATATGCAGCTGGTGAGTGTACTGGTGGCATTCATGGAAATAATCGTCTTGGTGGAAATGCTTTAACTGATATTACTGTATTTGGTAGAATTGCAGGACAAAATGCTGCTAGTGAACTAGAATAA
- a CDS encoding ATP-binding protein: MNITLNTHKKIAEEKGIDCNFGIKDDLNEWYFKSWDLNAIVGNPLNNSFESVLKNNGEKYVSIELLVNEHGHNQINVINNGPMITQREKEAIFESGYTTKGNGRGYGLYI; this comes from the coding sequence TTGAATATAACCTTAAATACTCATAAAAAGATAGCTGAAGAAAAAGGGATTGACTGTAATTTTGGAATTAAAGATGACCTAAACGAATGGTACTTTAAATCATGGGATTTAAACGCCATAGTAGGTAATCCTTTAAATAATTCGTTTGAATCAGTATTAAAAAATAATGGAGAAAAATATGTGAGTATTGAGTTATTAGTTAATGAACATGGACATAATCAGATTAATGTTATAAATAATGGTCCAATGATTACACAAAGAGAAAAAGAAGCGATTTTTGAATCTGGTTATACAACAAAAGGTAATGGTAGGGGTTATGGGTTATACATATAA